One stretch of Trichomycterus rosablanca isolate fTriRos1 chromosome 3, fTriRos1.hap1, whole genome shotgun sequence DNA includes these proteins:
- the LOC134310071 gene encoding uncharacterized protein LOC134310071, whose translation MYTSREKQLTDISSKVIKGFLTRYILNTTTLIDDELLQRNAFGEKDKRKPHKTILLVGETGTGKSTLINTMVNYMLGVKCNDKIWCEIIETKGDQTDSQTKAVTVYDVFTDQSPITLTIIDTLGFGSTAGLKEDFKVAETLHYLFKREDGVHEINAVCLVVSADTSRLTERQLYVFNAVLSLFGCDVENNIVVLITHATKKQPRNAITTIKKSKVRCAKNNNGDPVYYKFDNSHCEYFTEEGTIISENY comes from the coding sequence ATGTACACATCAAGAGAAAAACAACTAACTGATATCAGCAGCAAAGTAATAAAAGGATTTTTGACAAGATACATTCTAAACACCACAACTTTAATTGATGATGAACTACTACAAAGAAATGCTTTTGGAGAAAAAGACAAACGTAAACCTCATAAAACTATATTACTGGTTGGAGAAACAGGAACAGGAAAATCAACTCTTATCAATACCATGGTAAACTACATGCTGGGGGTCAAATGTAATGACAAAATTTGGTGTGAGATCATTGAGACAAAAGGAGACCAAACAGATTCTCAGACAAAAGCAGTTACAGTGTATGATGTGTTTACTGATCAGAGCCCGATCACTCTCACCATCATCGACACGCTTGGATTTGGAAGCACAGCAGGACTAAAGGAGGATTTTAAAGTTGCTGAGACTTTACACTACTTGTTTAAACGTGAAGACGGAGTTCATGAAATTAATGCAGTGTGTCTAGTTGTCTCAGCAGACACCTCTCGACTGACTGAGCGGCAGCTGTATGTGTTTAATGCCGTGCTCTCCTTATTTGGCTGTGATGTGGAAAATAACATTGTTGTGCTCATCACACATGCCACCAAAAAGCAGCCTAGAAATGCCATTACGACTATTAAGAAATCAAAAGTCAGATGTGCTAAGAATAATAATGGGGATCCTGTTTATTACAAGTTTGACAACTCTCACTGTGAATACTTTACTGAGGAAg
- the LOC134310261 gene encoding transcription factor E2F3-like yields the protein MRRAISSAPDRVLITGENAVLAALSDHLNSNAQTHTTTLIQIITPPPCLTPYSEPPSASVYTTPSCTGPRAALGHPPAKRRLALDDVDHLYTAEVPKTPRTQNGAPLAVLKGNKTPKSPAEKTRYDTSLGLLTKKFVQLLGQSSDGVVDLNQAAEALKVQKRRLYDITNVLEGVHLIKKKSKNNIQWMGCNLSEVGGVLTHKQSLSSEVAQLVQEERRLDELIQRCTQEVKQMAESSQSQKFAYVTYQDLRKDRSLKDQTVIVVRAPSETKLEVPDPQEGLQVHLTSTKGPIEVLLCPDENTPDTPVKNGNPSPFMQVLEDGNSSRSSPAVTVTNLSPITSTFTSLLQQTEDQDPYAEGPFISLGSPPLCDDYLNSLGEGEGISDLFNDLDRLPSLDDLLCN from the exons ATGAGAAGAGCGATCTCATCGGCCCCGGACCGTGTGCTCATCACCGGGGAAAACGCGGTCCTGGCCGCCCTGTCCGACCACCTGAACTccaacgcacaaacacacacaaccacccTGATCCAGATCATCACCCCGCCGCCGTGCCTCACTCCCTACAGCGAGCCTCCGAGCGCCAGTGTGTACACAACTCCGAGCTGCACCGGACCCCGAGCTGCACTGGGACACCCACCG GCAAAGAGGCGCTTGGCTCTGGATGATGTGGACCACTTGTACACAGCAGAAGTACCCAAAACTCCAAGGACCCAAAATGGAGCCCCATTAGCTGTGCTAAAAGGCAACAAAA CTCCAAAGTCTCCAGCCGAGAAGACGCGCTATGACACGTCCCTTGGCCTCCTGACCAAGAAGTTTGTGCAGTTGTTGGGTCAGTCCTCGGACGGCGTGGTGGACCTGAACCAGGCAGCTGAGGCGCTTAAAGTTCAGAAAAGGCGCCTCTATGACATCACCAACGTGCTGGAGGGGGTGCATCTCATCAAGAAGAAATCCAAAAACAACATACAGTGGAT GGGCTGTAACCTGTCGGAGGTGGGAGGAGTTTTAACCCATAAACAGTCTCTGAGCAGCGAGGTGGCCCAACTGGTGCAGGAAGAGCGCAGACTGGACGAGTTGATCCAAAGATGCACGCAGGAGGTCAAGCAGATGGCCGAGTCATCGCAGAGTCAGAA ATTTGCATATGTGACTTATCAAGACCTTCGCAAAGACCGCAGCCTGAAGGACCAGACGGTCATTGTGGTCCGAGCACCTTCAGAGACCAAGTTGGAGGTGCCTGATCCACAAGAG GGCTTACAGGTGCACCTGACCAGTACGAAGGGCCCTATAGAAGTGTTACTGTGTCCTGATGAGAATACGCCCGACACTCCGGTGAAAAATGGAAACCCCTCACCTTTCATGCAGGTGTTAGAAG ATGGCAACTCCAGTCGTTCAAGCCCAGCAGTGACTGTCACCAACCTCTCACCCATTACGTCCACATTTACCAGCCTGCTGCAACAAACCGAGGACCAGGACCCTTATGCAGAAGGGCCCTTCATCAGCCTAGGCTCACCACCTCTTTGTGATGACTACCTCAACAGTTTAGGAGAAGGAGAGGGCATTTCTGACCTCTTTAATGACCTCGATCGCCTCCCTAGTCTGGATGATCTACTATGCAACTGA